A window of Longimicrobium sp. contains these coding sequences:
- a CDS encoding DUF86 domain-containing protein, whose translation MLLRDLGWVEDILIAARKVTRATAGLTREQYESDEYRVLAVERLLMIIGEAAKQVSAELKNEHPHVPWRHMAGMRDMLIHSYRKIDSDEVWKAAAVSAPALIRALEPLIPQNPDNES comes from the coding sequence ATGCTGCTCCGTGATCTCGGCTGGGTCGAGGATATCCTGATCGCGGCTCGCAAGGTCACGCGCGCCACGGCAGGTCTGACGCGCGAGCAGTATGAATCGGACGAGTATCGGGTTCTCGCCGTGGAGCGTCTGTTGATGATCATCGGGGAGGCGGCAAAGCAGGTTTCAGCCGAGTTGAAGAACGAGCATCCCCACGTTCCCTGGCGTCACATGGCCGGGATGCGCGACATGCTGATCCACTCCTATCGGAAGATCGATTCGGACGAGGTCTGGAAAGCAGCCGCTGTTTCGGCACCCGCGCTGATCCGCGCGCTGGAGCCGCTGATCCCGCAGAATCCTGACAACGAAAGCAG